The Cygnus atratus isolate AKBS03 ecotype Queensland, Australia chromosome 7, CAtr_DNAZoo_HiC_assembly, whole genome shotgun sequence genome includes a window with the following:
- the LOC118247023 gene encoding D(1)-like dopamine receptor produces the protein MASAAAAGGGPRALRALGGCLLGALVLGTLAGNALVCLAVLRFRHLRAKVTNWFVLSLAVSDLCVAVLVMPWKAVTEVAGGSWLFGSRFCDTWVAFDIMCSTASILHLCIISLDRYWAIASPFRYERRMTQRLACAMIATAWALSVLISFVPVQLHWHKAKDGRQPGSQPPGTPRCEVSLNRTYAITSSLVSFYIPVAVMIITYTRIYRIAQAQIRRISTLERAGGQWPAPGKEPTSALRSSLRKETKVLQTLSVIMGVFVCCWLPFFLLNCLLPFCQPESDGEGQSACVGQTTFNIFVWFGWANSSVNPVIYAFNADFRRAFSNLLGCRCFCCGTRRSTVERVNFSNELVSYHHDTTCQKEGAASSSVPPTAVTAWVQPVPHAVSLRGEDSSEELPAEKQPGTPQTKAAPGSSPKCHHMPAILRLDCGAELSLETITPFTGLGGREGPCHPVPEG, from the coding sequence ATGgcgagcgcggcggcggcggggggcggcccgCGAGCGCTGCGGGCCCTGGGCGGGTGCCTGCTGGGCGCCCTGGTGCTGGGCACGCTGGCGGGCAACGCGCTGGtgtgcctggctgtgctgcgGTTCCGCCACCTCCGCGCCAAGGTCACCAACTGGTTCGTGCTGTCGCTGGCCGTCTCCGACCTGTGCGTGGCCGTCCTGGTGATGCCCTGGAAGGCGGTCACCGAGGTGGCCGGCGGCTCCTGGCTCTTTGGCAGCCGCTTCTGCGACACCTGGGTGGCCTTCGACATCATGTGCTCCACCGCCTCCATCCTCCACCTGTGCATCATCAGCCTGGACCGGTACTGGGCCATCGCCAGCCCCTTTCGCTACGAGCGGCGGATGACGCAGCGCCTCGCCTGCGCCATGATAGCTACGGCCTGGGCCCTCTCCGTCCTCATCTCCTTCGTCCCCGTGCAGCTACACTGGCACAAAGCCAAGGACGGGAGGCAGCCGGGCTCCCAGCCGCCTGGGACGCCGCGCTGTGAGGTCAGCCTGAACCGCACTTACGCCATCACCTCCTCCCTCGTCAGCTTTTACATCCCCGTGGCTGTCATGATCATCACCTACACCAGGATCTACCGGATCGCCCAGGCCCAGATCCGCCGCATCTCCACCCTCGAGCGAGCAGGAGGGCAGTGGCCAGCCCCCGGCAAGGAGCCCACCTCCGCTCTGCGGAGCTCCCTACGCAAGGAGACCAAGGTGCTGCAGACCCTCTCTGTCATAATGGGAGTCTTCgtttgctgctggctgcccttcTTCCTGCTCAActgcctgctgcctttctgccagCCGGAGAGTGACGGCGAAGGGCAGTCAGCCTGCGTTGGCCAAACCACCTTCAACATCTTTGTGTGGTTCGGCTGGGCCAACTCCTCAGTGAACCCAGTGATCTATGCTTTCAACGCAGACTTCAGGCGGGCTTTCAGCaacctgctgggctgcaggtgcttCTGCTGTGGCACACGTAGGTCCACCGTGGAGAGGGTCAACTTCAGCAACGAGCTGGTTTCCTATCACCATGACACCACCTGCCAGAAGGAAGGAGCCGCCTCATCATCAGTGCCGCCCACTGCTGTCACTGCCTGGGTGCAGCCTGTGCCCCACGCTGTAAGCCTCCGGGGGGAGGACAGCAGCGAGGAGCTGCCTGCGGAGAAGCAGCCTGGGACTCCTCAGACAAAGGCtgcccctggcagcagccctAAGTGTCATCATATGCCAGCTATTTTGCGATTGGATTGTGGGGCAGAGCTATCCCTGGAAACTATTACCCCCTTTACGGGGCTTGGTGGACGCGAGGGACCTTGTCATCCTGTTCCAGAGGGATGA
- the FGFBP3 gene encoding fibroblast growth factor-binding protein 3, whose protein sequence is MRQPLALLAPLALLAALGAAGGGPGEAAQTGRFSTPERHRCQWELRWAAGASELRLSCRPPAGGGAARSCVYRGEPRRCPAYGARSRRYWRQVLAHLRRRRRPCAEGAPLGPRLCGPGRAPPEAQLRLLLPGHGHGPGPTPPAPASAEPPERLAETYCAQRWHSLCSFFVGFWQG, encoded by the coding sequence ATGCGGCAGCCCCTGGCGCTGCTGGCGCCGCTGGCCCTGCTGGCCGcgctgggggcggcgggcggcgggccgGGCGAGGCGGCGCAGACGGGGCGCTTCTCCACGCCGGAGCGGCACCGCTGCCAGTGGGAGCTGCGCTGGGCGGCGGGGGCCAGCGAGCTGCGGCTGAGCTGCCGGCcgccggcgggcggcggggcggcgcggagcTGCGTGTACCGGGGGgagccccgccgctgccccgccTACGGCGCCCGCAGCCGCCGCTACTGGCGCCAGGTCCTGGCCCAcctgcgccgccgccgccgcccctgcGCCGAGGGCGCCCCGCTCGGCCCCCGCCTCTGCGGCCCCGGCCGGGCTCCCCCCGAGGCCcagctgcggctgctgctgcccggccACGgccacggccccggccccacgccgccggccccggcctCCGCCGAGCCCCCCGAGCGCCTGGCGGAGACCTACTGCGCCCAGCGGTGGCACTCGCTCTGCAGCTTCTTCGTCGGCTTCTGGCAGGGCTGA